The Anas platyrhynchos isolate ZD024472 breed Pekin duck chromosome 1, IASCAAS_PekinDuck_T2T, whole genome shotgun sequence genomic sequence GAGCAGGACAAGTAGCCACTGCATCTGTGTGCCCATTGCCGGGCTGTTTCACGGGTTGCCTTTGTGGAGATTTGATGTTTCTCTCTAATCGTTGCATGCTCAGCACAAAGCATGTTTTTGCAGGCATTGCTCTCCTGCGCACACTGCCAGTGTACAGCCAgggaagcagctgctgcagcagctcagagcagaagGCCACGGTTGTTCACTCACCCAATGCAGCTGCAAAGGAGCCTCCATTTTTTCGGGGAACTCCAGGCCTCTGGGTACAGCAAGGGACAGGGTTCCCCTATCTCTggttctctctctcccctctttGCTGGGAGGCTCTGGATGAGGGCCTCTACTTCTCTGATTTGGCAGGTGGCTGCCACAGCTTGCACCACGGCTTCTCCTTGGGCCAGACCTCAGAAAAGAGACACTGGTCCTCGCAGAGAGCTGCCGCCTGCTGGAAAAGCAAGACCAGGTTGTTGAGCAAAAGCTATAGCAGCAAATCCTCGTCTTGTGTGCTTGCAAGATGCTGGCAATGCATCAGGTGAGCTCCACAAGGATGGCAGAACAGGGATAGGGTTGTTACAAGGGTAGTGCTTCTGAAGATTTGACGTTTCTCTAACCACTTCATGCCCTTCTCCCCTGCAGGAAATAGGCTGCCTGTGCCGCCAGCAAGACAAAAGAACTCTGAGAAGAACTTCAGAGAAGTTGTTCCTTGTCAATTTTGCTTTGGCACTATCAAAAGTCATCTGCTAACCAACCAGCCAGCCTTCATAACCGAAGACAGCTGAACCATGGATTGCAGGCCCAGCAAAGTCAAAGTCAACATCACAACCGAGGTTTAGGCATTCACGTTTATATGCTGACTTGATTTTACCACTCTTCTTTCCTGTATTTGGTGAGAAAGTTGTATCAAACGTCAACTTCAAGCCTTTGGCAATCTGATCTTCAATTGCAATTTCTGTTCCCAGAGTGTTATCTGTGTTCCGTTTTTCTGTGAAAGTCAGCCCATACTCAGCCCACTTGTATTTGGTCTCCAAGCTCCCATTAACTTTTCCAGTGTCGGTGTTCGAAGAACCAGATGTTGTGAACTCCACCCCACTTgcagattttgttttcacatcCAGCTTCACCAACCCAAACCCATATCCTTTATTGAAGGTATCTCTGGCAGATTTGCCAAGGTCTGCGTACGACGGAGGAATTGCCATTGGAGCTGGCTGGCGCGGGAGGGCGGCTTAGCTCTGCCACGAAGCTTCTCTCCAAGAGAAAAACCTGCCCTTTCTGAGCCTTGTTTTCCTTCGTGAAGGATGAGGGCtcctgcaaagcctgctgcCCTGGAAGTGTTCTTGCCCTTAGCTTCAGAGGCCGAGGGCTGGGGCCTTTCATGCTGCCTTTCTGAGagaaagcaggctgcagggaaactgcCCTGAGCCTGGGGAAACCCTGAGGGGACGACTGCCCCACTGCCATGGGACAGCTCCCACATTAGCACTCCCCTCTAAAAATGCTCCCTGTTTCTGCTTCCCCTGTAGCAGAAGATGCAGGCGGAAatgcagaggctgcagaggggGTGTGCTTCCTCCATGGCACTCATGGACCTGAAGAACGCTCTGCAGCTGGTACcagtggagatgaagcatcagcatGTCCTCATCCCTCTCCCTCCAGCGAAGAAGGCTGAGGCAGCTCCCCTCAGCAAATCAAGTGCCAGGTAAGTGTGGGCCAGCTCCCACAAAGGCCAGGAAAAGCTGAGCTGCATCAGGCTGCCCGAGGGATCCAGCATGCGGgttgctcagctctgggctttGGCTCTCCATCCCCTGGCTGCTTCGGGGAGGCAATGACTGTGGAGAGGACCTTGCCTCCAGACGTTCCCCTGCAGACCCAAAGTCCTGAAGCTCCCCTGCAGCCGACAGTCACGTACCCACAGTGGAAGGGggctgtgctccctgctcctggggctgggggcaggcagagctggggaccTTCAGATCCTACCTGagagtttttttctctgttgatgcagctaCCAATTAGTACGGAGTGTGCGGGCGGGGAAAgtgatggagaagagaaaggaggcCTGGAAAATCACTGGGCTGCGGCGCACTGCCTCTGTCTTGCTTCCGCGATTGCGCTCTACACacatttcttatttcatttcattaagatgtaatatttatctttatttcaataatatttatctttatttcattaagatttaataaacaaacaaacggCTGTTCTACAGTTTTCTTTCCACACCCGAATGGATCACTGTGCACGCTCCGCGGGGCCTGCTCGAGGTTTGTACGGGCCAGAAATGAGAGAGCTTCATTCTCGGTACCGGGTTGCTCAGCTCGCTGGTGGCCCTACAGGAAAGATGCTCCCTGagtgcacagagagagagagaaaagctgctCCCCGACAGGGCAGCTCCTGACCCTTCCTCTGACAGCCCTGGCGGCCATTTGGCAGTTCTGCCTGCCCCCCCGCGCCACAAGCTGGCTGAGGCCTTGGCCTGTCCGCAGCACGGCTGTCAGTGGTGTCGGGCGGCATCTAGAGCCAAGaggcctttccttttctttgtgctgaaGGAAACTTTGTGCTGTCTGGAGAGGCAGTGCCTCTTTGCTCCAAGTCTTGCAGGGTTGCCTCTCACTTTGAGGGCCCTGTTTTTCGTCAGCATTTGTGAGGGGCTTCTGCATGCGCCCCGCTCACTTGTTGCGGCCAGGGCTTCCCCCCAGGATGTCTGGGCAGGCCCATGCCGCTGGGCAGGCTCTGGGTGGGCCTCGTTCCCTGCAGGGGCAGGCGTCTGCCCCTGAGCCCAGAGCCCAGGAGCGGCTCCTGCACTCGCGGCTGCCCCTGCGcgggctgctgccgctgcttctggaaccttcctgcagcctctggcagcTGGCGCCTGCGTGGCGGCCGCACGTTGGGCTTGGCAGCCTGGCATCTGCAGGCCGTGCCAGCCTGCAGCATGGCATTGGCGGCCTTGTTGCCGTCCCCAGGGCACGGCTgaaaggggatttggggcatttgctttccaggggctgggcacgttGGGGATGCAATACCCCACCACGTGCACAGGCAGTTCGCACTGAACAAGGTGGGCTTTGCAGCCTCGTCCTGCCCTCGTagcctgctccctcctgcagctgccaccccacagcccgcCTCCTCAAGCAGAAGAAACGCCCCAGCGGTAGCCTGCAAAGTGCAGGTGTGCCAGGGGCCCCTTGCTGCTCTGGCAATATGCACAACAgaagagcccagctccagcagaaggACGGGATGCGTACTGCCTGGCGCTTGTGCGTTGCCTGTGGCCCGAGTGGGCAAGCCAGCATGTAGCCGGAGCCGGTTCTCAAGGCTTTCCCTATTAGTTGGGAACCCCGTGGAGGGTTTTTCCTGAGCTGAGGGTGTTGGCTGTGCTCTTCCTAGCCCAGCTCTTCTGTAGGGGGCAAaaaggagggagctgggaagcTCCCAGACACTGAGGCCATCTCCAGGGCTCTCCGCAGTGACGCCATCTGGCACCTTCCCATGAGCAGTGGCCAAAGCACAAGGGCCCGTCTTCTTTGTTGGGGAAGCCCCGCGCTGCATTTCCAGTGCCAGAAATGCTTAAATACCGTTCctcctttcttgcttttcagcgTGTCTTAGTACCTGGGCTGGGTGCCTCCTTCCTTATTAAAGTGGGGCTGCTCTTGTTTTTTGCTTTGAGCTCCTCCAGGTAAAGAAGCCCACTTTTCAGCTCTCGGAGAACTTTGCCTGTCTTCCCGGAGTCCcacataagaaagaaagagacttTTCCCGTTTCTTTCTCAGGTGAATTTGGCCGCATCAGCAGGAAAAGTGTCCTGACACATGTCCTACTGACTGTCTTTTCCTTGCCGGGCAGCTGCTTGGTGAGCACCGGCTGTTGCAGCACTTCCTCCCCTTGTGTGCTTGCAGGCTGCTGACAGCACGTCAGGAGAGCTTGCAGGCTGCTGACAGCACGTCAGGttcttgcagtggaaaattccactaaccttgCATTTTCAAAAGGGATTGTGCGGGCATGGCAGTAGCATACCAGGTGAAGTATtttaagcagataaggggaaTGTCCCACAGTCGCAAAATGAGGAGGATAGCTAAGAAAAGCAGGAGAATCAGGGCAAAAATcagtaacaaacaaataaataaataaataaatcacggGCATTCTGGTCAcgagagatgaagaaaaaaataattaaaaaaaaaaaaaaggaaaaggggaaaataaaggttggtcaaataaaattgtacatatatggcGTAGTAGTAAGCATCGCGTGGTTTGTGAACCTGATtctccccctgtactcagctctggtgaggtcgCGCCATGAATACCctgttcagttttggggccCTCACTGCAGGAAGGACGTGGAGgtcctggagcatgtccaaggaaggggaaaggagcagCCGAAGGGCCCAGGGAGCAAGTCGTGTGAggagtgctgagggagctggggttatGTAGCCTAGAGGAAAGGAGGCTtgggggagaccttatcactgTGTACAAGGACCTCAGAGAAGGTTGTAGTGCGGTGGGGGTCAGTCCCATCTCCCAAGCAACAGGCGgtaggagaagaggaaaaagtgggGCCGCGGGAGGTTTAGGTGgatttaggtttaggtttaggcaAAAAGTCTTCAacaaaagggttgtgaagcattggaacaggctgcccagggaagtagttgagtcaccatccctggaggcattcgaAAGCCGTGTAGATCTGGTGCCGAGGGACACGGTTCAGTGgtagattctatgattctgtactTCTCTGACTGTGAGAGGCCCCGGGTTGGCATGGCCTGCACCACTCTTTCTCCTGAGATCAATGGCACAGAGAGGAGCACTGGGGGCAAAAGTCTGCCTGAGCTTTtattcagagcagaaagcagccgcagctgagctgaggctgggggcaggatgTGGTGGGGCATCTGAATTCCTGGGGCGCTGTCCTGTGCCTCGCAGTGATGCTTCCGTGGGTGCTGCAAAGCTTCCTGAGGGCCAGCTGCCAGCTCCGAGCATCCTCCTGGGACTGGCACAGCCGGGCGCGGCTACTCTCGCTGTCCTGCGATGCAGCTGCAGCGGAAAGCCCTGCGCAGCGCGCGAAGTGCCCTCCTGATGCGGGAGGGCCGTGGCTGGCGCGCCGGGGCTTGTGCGAGGTCAAGGGTGCCTGTGGGGGACACAGAGGTGTAGGTTAGGGCCTGAGCGGGTGCTGGGCGAGCCTGTCCCCCCCTCCAAGGCCTTTCCCCGGGGAGGGGTGGCCCAGGACCAGCCAGCCCCCCTGCGCGTGGTGCTGCCAACCTTGTGCTTGGTGCTGCTCGCTGCGCTGAACAGGCCCGGCCAACAGATCCTGGGACGGCGCTTGTGTCTGGGATGTTGCTGGCTCATCCGCTGGCGTATCTTTGGTGCAGGAGGAGGACTGCGCTTGGCCTCCCTGCTCGATGGCCACCTGCATGGGGAGAGGAACAGCACGGGCAGCTGAGGAAAGGGATGTCAGCCCTTGTGCCTGGGGCATGTGGAAATGCAGAGCAGCAAGCAGCTCCCGGCACGCACACCCAATGCACTGCTTCTGCCTGGGGCCGCCCTGGATGCCTGGTGCCCACCACGTGTGCTGTGCTTACCTGGTGCCCAGGAACCAAGGgagtggctgctgctcctgcttcgtcagctgctgctgggcggAGATCTGTGATGGCCTCCCGGAGAGGCTCTGCAGCCAAAGGAGAAGCCCCTTCTCCACCTTCTTCTTGTGGCATTGCTGCTGCAGCGAGAGGGGCTTCATTGGCCTCCCCCACAGGGCCTCTGGCCAAGGCAGAGGCCGAGGATGTACATTCTGCAGGCTCTGGTGTGGGAGGAGGCACCCTGGGCACTGTGACCCAGGGAGCACTTGCTGCCTTGCTTGGGGCTCCCGCTCCCTGGATGATGGCTACAGAGTGGAGTAGGACTGCAGCCACGATGGTGTCAACTCTTTCATCCAGCTCTTCATCAGAGACACTGCAGGCATGTCGGGCACGTCCCTGGCTCTCCACCATCACGGCAGCGCTGTGCTCGCTGGGGCTTGGAGAGGCCGATGGTTTTGACTGTGGAGCCCCACGTGTCAGGGGAGGCGTCCTgtgtccctcatcttccagagcaggggctgctggaggacttgCTGGCCTGCTCTGTGCCGGTGTTGTTGTGGTGAGAGGCGTGCTGTGCCTCTCTTCCCCAGGAATTTCttcctggggagcagctgatggGACAGTGTCCGTGGTTTGCAGCGAGCCAGGAGAGGCGCTTGCTGGGtgttctgcttcttgtgctgcctccctttccacactgctggctgcgcTGCCCTCTTCCTGCGGAACGTCCTGTGCGTCTGTGAAGAGGCTGGCGAACCTGGGGTTGATCCAGGAGTTGATGATGACGACCTCCTCTTCATCGC encodes the following:
- the LOC113840724 gene encoding non-selective voltage-gated ion channel VDAC2-like codes for the protein MAIPPSYADLGKSARDTFNKGYGFGLVKLDVKTKSASGVEFTTSGSSNTDTGKVNGSLETKYKWAEYGLTFTEKRNTDNTLGTEIAIEDQIAKGLKLTFDTTFSPNTGKKSGKIKSAYKRECLNLGCDVDFDFAGPAIHGSAVFGYEGWLVG